A single genomic interval of Psychroserpens sp. NJDZ02 harbors:
- the yaaA gene encoding peroxide stress protein YaaA, whose translation MKLVISPAKSLDFESKLPTTKTTESLFLVQSKKLNTVLKKQTPQDLSKLMSISDKLAQLNYDRNQDWTTPFTKDNARPAIYSFNGDVYKGLDAYNIPEDKLALTQNTVRILSGLYGVLKPLDLIQPYRLEMGTKLPVGSNKNLYEFWKKDIVKALNEELEDDELFLNLASNEYFKAVDTKALKVPVITANFKEFKNGKLKIISFYAKEARGLMTRYVIDTNAKTVDDLKQFNYNNYQFDGNLSTEKDLVFTR comes from the coding sequence ATGAAACTAGTTATATCTCCAGCAAAATCCCTTGATTTTGAATCTAAATTGCCAACAACAAAAACGACAGAATCTTTGTTTTTAGTGCAATCTAAAAAATTAAACACCGTATTAAAAAAACAAACACCGCAAGACTTATCAAAATTGATGAGCATTAGCGACAAGTTAGCACAGCTTAATTACGACCGTAATCAAGACTGGACAACACCATTTACTAAAGACAATGCAAGACCTGCTATTTATTCGTTTAACGGAGACGTCTATAAAGGTTTAGACGCCTACAATATCCCAGAAGATAAGTTAGCATTAACCCAAAACACAGTAAGGATTTTATCAGGGCTTTACGGGGTTTTAAAACCATTGGATTTAATACAACCGTACCGTTTGGAAATGGGAACAAAGTTACCCGTAGGAAGCAATAAAAATTTATACGAATTTTGGAAAAAAGATATTGTAAAAGCTTTAAATGAAGAACTTGAGGATGACGAGTTATTTTTAAACTTAGCGTCAAACGAGTATTTTAAGGCAGTAGATACTAAAGCGCTAAAAGTACCAGTAATAACCGCTAACTTTAAAGAGTTTAAAAATGGTAAGCTTAAGATAATATCGTTTTATGCTAAAGAAGCGCGTGGTTTAATGACTAGATATGTTATTGATACTAATGCAAAAACCGTAGACGATTTAAAACAATTTAATTATAATAACTATCAATTTGATGGAAACCTCTCAACCGAAAAAGACTTGGTCTTTACAAGATAA